From the Sanguibacter sp. HDW7 genome, the window CAGTGCAGTTCCTGGTCGTCCTGGCGGCGATCTTCCTCGGTGCGCGACTCGGCGGCATCGGGATCGGCTTCGCGGGCGGACTCGGTGTCCTCGTCCTCGCGCTTCTCGGCGTCACTCCCGGCAACATGCCGCTCGACGTCGTCTCGATCATCATGTCGGTCATCGCCGCGATCGCGGCGATGCAGGTCGCAGGTGGCATGGACTACCTCGTCGACCTGGCGGACAGGGCACTGCGGAAGAACCCGAAGTACCTCAACTTCCTCGCGCCCGTCATCACCTACCTCATGACGATCATGGCGGGCACCGGACACACGGCGTTCTCGACGATGCCCGTCATCACCGAGGTCGCCAAGGAGAACGACATCCGGCCTGCGAGGCCTCTGTCGATCGCCGTCGTCGCCTCGCAGATCGCCATCACCGCGTCGCCCATCTCCGCGGCCGTCGTCTTCTTCTCGGGCATGCTCGAGGAGGCCGGCACGGGCGTCGACTACATCACGCTCCTCATGGTCGCGATCCCGTCGACGTTCCTCGCGTGCATGGCGACCGCGGCGATCATGATGGCGATCGACAAGGTGCGCGGCACGTCGAAGCTCTCGACGCTGCCGGAGTACCAGCGCCGGCTCGAGGCCGGGACCGTCGCTCCGCCGACGGGTCGCCAGGCGCGCGAGATCACCAAGGGCGCCCGCCTCTCGGTGCTCATCTTCTGCCTCGGCCTGCTCACCGTCATGACGTACGCGACGATCATCAGCGACAAGGTCGGTCTCGTCGAGGAGCCCGTCATGGGCCGCGACGCGGCGATCATCTCGATCATGCTCGGCATCGCCGCGATCATCGTCATCGTCTGCAAGGT encodes:
- a CDS encoding anaerobic C4-dicarboxylate transporter, with amino-acid sequence MMAVQFLVVLAAIFLGARLGGIGIGFAGGLGVLVLALLGVTPGNMPLDVVSIIMSVIAAIAAMQVAGGMDYLVDLADRALRKNPKYLNFLAPVITYLMTIMAGTGHTAFSTMPVITEVAKENDIRPARPLSIAVVASQIAITASPISAAVVFFSGMLEEAGTGVDYITLLMVAIPSTFLACMATAAIMMAIDKVRGTSKLSTLPEYQRRLEAGTVAPPTGRQAREITKGARLSVLIFCLGLLTVMTYATIISDKVGLVEEPVMGRDAAIISIMLGIAAIIVIVCKVQTAEILGASTFKSGMSAAICVLGVAWLGTTFVKAHEEAILTASGDLLRDNTWLLAIILVFAAALLYSQAATSKALMPLAVVAGVSPLGMVAAFPAVSALFILPTYPTLLAAVEMDDTGSTQIGKAIFNHPFLVPGLINIAIAVGLGYGFGVLAI